A single region of the Thermoanaerobacterium aotearoense genome encodes:
- a CDS encoding thiamine pyrophosphate-dependent enzyme, producing the protein MAVVFQKTKGLTDTPFHYCPGCTHGIVHRLVAETMEELGVLDKAIGVAPVGCAVFAYEYFNCDMQEAAHGRAPAVATGIKRVHPDKIVFTYQGDGDLAAIGTAETVHAAARGENITVIFINNAIYGMTGGQMAPTSLIGQETLTTPYGRKPETNGYPIKMCEMLSTLEGAAYIERVSVYDVKHVLNAKKAIKNAFKAQINKKGFSMIEVLSSCPTNWGMSPNEALKWTKDKMEQYYPLGVYKNTLEEEK; encoded by the coding sequence ATGGCAGTAGTATTTCAAAAAACAAAAGGACTAACAGACACACCATTTCACTACTGTCCAGGCTGCACACACGGCATAGTCCATAGACTTGTAGCAGAAACAATGGAAGAATTAGGAGTATTAGACAAAGCAATAGGCGTTGCACCAGTAGGATGCGCCGTATTCGCCTACGAATACTTCAACTGCGACATGCAAGAAGCAGCCCATGGAAGAGCACCAGCAGTAGCCACAGGCATAAAAAGAGTACACCCCGACAAAATAGTATTCACATACCAAGGAGATGGAGACTTAGCAGCAATAGGAACAGCAGAAACAGTACACGCAGCAGCAAGAGGAGAAAACATAACAGTAATATTCATAAACAACGCCATATACGGCATGACAGGAGGACAAATGGCACCAACATCACTGATAGGGCAAGAAACCCTCACTACCCCGTATGGAAGAAAGCCAGAAACAAACGGATACCCAATAAAAATGTGTGAAATGCTGTCAACATTAGAAGGAGCAGCGTACATCGAAAGAGTATCAGTGTACGACGTAAAACACGTATTAAACGCCAAAAAAGCGATCAAAAATGCATTCAAAGCCCAAATAAACAAAAAAGGCTTTTCAATGATAGAAGTCCTGTCAAGCTGTCCAACAAACTGGGGCATGTCACCAAATGAAGCACTAAAATGGACAAAAGACAAGATGGAGCAATACTATCCATTAGGTGTATACAAAAACACCTTAGAGGAGGAAAAATAA